One part of the Nitrososphaerales archaeon genome encodes these proteins:
- a CDS encoding phosphoglycolate phosphatase yields MESLAVDVDGTITEDGGVIDLDAAFTLRWMENSGIRVLLVSGRSVWEVFSLAIYLGTTRVVVCENGGVIAFSPVDMLLLADKYQSLIAYDYLSKRIEGLRLKLVFPRFTEVVLERTFDINYAKRLLVEGGLPIDINDSKYAYHLTHKDVNKGRGLIIALKYLKIDPKSCIAIGDSETDISMFKVCGYSIALGNSPDSVKAEASYSVPSKYGKGLVEAVHYIVEKFLSP; encoded by the coding sequence GTGGAATCTTTGGCCGTCGATGTAGATGGTACGATTACTGAAGATGGTGGCGTAATCGATTTAGATGCCGCTTTTACTTTGAGGTGGATGGAGAATTCAGGTATTAGAGTACTCTTGGTGAGTGGAAGGAGTGTCTGGGAAGTCTTCTCTCTTGCCATCTACCTCGGTACGACTAGGGTCGTAGTGTGTGAAAATGGTGGTGTAATCGCCTTTTCACCAGTAGATATGTTACTGCTGGCTGATAAGTACCAGAGCCTCATCGCTTACGACTACCTCTCAAAGAGGATCGAGGGTCTAAGATTAAAGTTGGTATTCCCAAGGTTCACAGAAGTCGTATTGGAGAGAACGTTCGATATAAATTACGCCAAAAGGCTTCTAGTTGAAGGGGGTCTACCGATAGATATTAACGATAGTAAATACGCCTACCATCTTACACATAAAGACGTTAATAAGGGGAGAGGTTTAATAATCGCGCTAAAGTATCTAAAGATAGACCCAAAATCTTGTATCGCGATAGGTGATAGTGAGACCGATATCTCTATGTTCAAGGTATGCGGCTATAGTATCGCTCTAGGCAATTCGCCAGATTCGGTGAAGGCTGAAGCGAGTTACTCAGTACCATCGAAGTATGGTAAAGGGCTCGTCGAAGCTGTTCATTACATAGTTGAGAAGTTCTTATCACCGTGA
- a CDS encoding DUF99 family protein has product MNKKGIRALGIAESFRKGKADRSILSGVVMRSDLIIDGFVFGSATLGGDDATDQIIKMFERLRRNDINLIMLGGAIISLYNIIDIDRLYQYTNTPIICLTFEESKGLEPHIKHHFPQGWEKKLEAYKKLGERVPLRLKTGHTVYVRTSGITIDDAEIILNRFTLQGSIPEPIKVARILARSRLDEES; this is encoded by the coding sequence GTGAATAAAAAGGGGATAAGGGCTTTAGGGATCGCTGAGAGTTTTCGTAAAGGCAAAGCCGATCGGTCGATACTTTCAGGGGTAGTTATGAGGAGTGATCTGATTATAGATGGGTTCGTATTCGGCTCTGCCACTTTAGGTGGCGATGATGCCACAGACCAAATTATTAAGATGTTCGAGAGGTTGAGAAGAAACGATATAAATCTTATCATGCTGGGAGGGGCGATAATAAGCTTATACAATATAATAGATATTGATAGGCTCTATCAATATACCAATACACCGATCATCTGCCTTACATTTGAAGAATCGAAGGGTTTAGAGCCCCATATTAAGCACCATTTTCCTCAAGGTTGGGAGAAGAAGCTCGAAGCGTATAAGAAACTTGGAGAGAGGGTACCTCTTAGGTTGAAGACAGGCCATACGGTATACGTTCGGACTTCGGGAATAACGATAGACGATGCCGAAATAATCCTAAATAGATTCACATTACAAGGTTCGATACCTGAGCCTATAAAGGTAGCCCGGATTTTAGCAAGATCTCGACTCGACGAAGAATCGTAA
- a CDS encoding restriction endonuclease — MNPRTLLRIIPEISYGEYSIKEVAKRTRLGSALVEEVLKMLSMHGIGTLTDDRVKFERKDRISAVILAINLGLSIEEASQSLSWRDFEEFVHFFSSQNGYFVDKRVRWKKHGMEIDVLAVKDGIGLLIDCKHWKRTITQSAMRRIVHLQIERARRFMRSRLSSKLNVKFALPVIVTLYSNNINFIDKVPIVPIAKFQNFLSEFLGYLDLIKLIR; from the coding sequence ATGAATCCAAGAACTCTACTCAGAATAATTCCCGAGATATCTTACGGAGAATACTCGATAAAGGAGGTTGCGAAGAGGACTCGGCTCGGATCGGCTCTAGTGGAAGAAGTTTTAAAGATGTTATCTATGCATGGCATAGGTACTCTAACCGATGATAGGGTGAAGTTCGAAAGAAAGGACCGCATCTCTGCCGTAATTCTCGCTATCAATCTTGGATTGAGTATAGAGGAGGCTTCACAATCTTTAAGTTGGAGAGATTTTGAAGAATTCGTCCACTTCTTTTCTTCTCAAAATGGTTACTTTGTGGATAAAAGGGTTAGGTGGAAGAAGCATGGGATGGAGATCGATGTGCTCGCTGTAAAGGATGGTATAGGCCTCTTGATAGATTGTAAACATTGGAAGAGGACCATTACTCAATCTGCTATGAGGAGGATCGTTCATCTTCAGATCGAAAGGGCGAGGAGGTTCATGAGGAGTAGATTATCATCGAAGCTGAATGTCAAATTCGCACTACCGGTGATAGTAACACTCTATAGCAACAATATTAACTTCATCGATAAGGTCCCGATCGTACCTATAGCAAAGTTTCAAAACTTTCTATCCGAATTCTTAGGATACTTGGATCTAATCAAGCTGATCAGGTAA
- a CDS encoding thioredoxin family protein, producing the protein MPLISERELAHIKQILDREMKYDVKLINFTQEFECMYCRETRELVETLGRLSDKIKVEVYDFVKDANKAKEFGVDKIPATIIMGEKDYGIRYYGVPAGYEFVSFLEDIIDVSRRTTRLSKASKDRLKAINKPVHIQVFVTPTCPYCPRMVRLAHQFAMENDLIRADMIESTEFPQLVSKYDVMAVPKVVINDTITFEGAVSESSFIDYIMLALEEHEHT; encoded by the coding sequence ATGCCGTTGATCTCCGAAAGGGAGCTCGCCCATATCAAGCAAATACTCGATAGAGAGATGAAGTACGATGTGAAGCTGATAAACTTCACTCAAGAGTTCGAGTGCATGTACTGTCGTGAGACGCGTGAGCTCGTAGAAACGTTGGGTAGGCTATCCGATAAAATTAAGGTCGAAGTGTACGACTTTGTCAAGGATGCTAATAAGGCAAAGGAATTTGGTGTAGATAAGATACCTGCAACCATCATCATGGGTGAAAAGGATTATGGAATAAGGTACTATGGTGTACCAGCAGGTTATGAATTCGTCAGCTTCCTCGAAGATATCATCGATGTCTCACGAAGGACTACACGATTATCGAAGGCTTCGAAGGATAGGCTTAAAGCGATAAATAAACCCGTACATATTCAGGTCTTCGTTACCCCTACATGCCCATACTGTCCCAGAATGGTAAGGCTCGCGCACCAATTCGCGATGGAGAACGATTTAATCAGGGCTGATATGATCGAGTCTACAGAATTTCCTCAACTCGTAAGTAAGTATGATGTCATGGCTGTACCGAAGGTGGTCATCAACGATACCATCACTTTTGAAGGTGCAGTATCGGAGTCTAGCTTCATCGATTACATAATGTTGGCTTTAGAGGAGCATGAGCATACATAG